A stretch of the Polyangiaceae bacterium genome encodes the following:
- a CDS encoding MBL fold metallo-hydrolase, with product MKVHHICATTLCPLSKRLVNGSGSAFERGTMVCHCWVVESKSGLILVDTGVGRDDLKDVNRRLGAWFRTVVGVDTDPSNTAFSAVERLGFDPKDVRHVIPTHLDLDHAGGLPDFPWADVHIFRPEYEAALHPPTHRESLRYRPPHWAHHPKWDVRDVDGDEWFGFQGVRAVDSEEDVLLIPLQGHTRGHCGVAVRSETGWLLHAGDAYFHQCEMQSPPKATPGLRLFQRIAAIDNELRLANQERLRHLVRDHHAEVTVHSAHCPREFKALSGAARVEVKPEVRA from the coding sequence ATGAAGGTGCACCACATCTGCGCGACCACGCTGTGTCCGCTCAGCAAACGCTTGGTCAACGGGAGCGGCTCGGCGTTCGAGCGGGGCACCATGGTGTGTCACTGCTGGGTCGTCGAATCGAAGAGCGGGCTCATCCTGGTGGACACTGGGGTTGGTCGGGATGATCTGAAGGACGTCAACCGTCGCCTCGGCGCTTGGTTCCGTACGGTAGTTGGCGTAGACACTGATCCGAGCAATACAGCGTTCTCCGCCGTTGAGCGACTCGGCTTCGATCCCAAGGACGTACGCCACGTCATCCCCACCCACCTGGATCTCGATCACGCGGGAGGCCTCCCGGACTTCCCTTGGGCCGACGTACACATCTTCCGTCCCGAGTACGAAGCAGCGCTTCACCCGCCCACCCATCGCGAGAGCCTGCGCTACCGGCCGCCACACTGGGCGCACCACCCCAAGTGGGACGTGCGGGACGTCGATGGGGATGAATGGTTTGGTTTTCAGGGGGTGAGGGCAGTCGACTCCGAGGAGGACGTCCTCCTGATTCCCCTCCAAGGGCACACCCGCGGGCACTGCGGTGTCGCGGTGCGCAGCGAGACCGGCTGGCTACTCCACGCCGGAGATGCGTACTTCCACCAATGTGAGATGCAGTCGCCGCCAAAGGCCACGCCAGGCCTCAGGCTGTTCCAACGCATCGCTGCGATCGACAATGAGCTCCGGCTTGCGAATCAGGAGCGCCTTAGGCACCTGGTGCGGGACCACCACGCCGAGGTCACGGTGCACTCTGCACATTGCCCCAGGGAATTTAAGGCGCTCAGCGGCGCCGCCCGGGTAGAGGTAAAGCCCGAGGTGCGCGCTTGA
- a CDS encoding helix-turn-helix transcriptional regulator, translating to MADRGEKTGRKRVRRTPEEAKALILNAALALFADHGPDAVGLKEVAAQAGVSHGLITHYFGTYEALVEAAFQEHVNRAQAVTLGRVDELIQGGPEAWVALAAEHLNDPTYGRLVAWALMSGRLGADDFITHRAQGLRRLIDAIDGRFRGVDRSSLEFAVILVMSASLGYSLARKALWGSLGSASSGARGASPRDSEAARDAWFREKLSKVVLGLLKPR from the coding sequence ATGGCGGATCGAGGGGAAAAGACCGGTAGGAAGCGCGTGCGGCGCACTCCCGAGGAAGCGAAGGCGCTGATCTTGAACGCTGCGCTGGCGTTGTTTGCTGACCACGGACCCGACGCGGTGGGGCTGAAAGAAGTCGCCGCTCAGGCGGGGGTGAGCCACGGACTGATCACGCACTACTTCGGCACCTACGAGGCGCTGGTGGAGGCCGCGTTTCAGGAGCACGTGAATCGCGCTCAGGCGGTCACGCTGGGTCGGGTCGACGAACTGATCCAGGGCGGACCGGAGGCGTGGGTGGCGCTCGCCGCCGAACATTTGAACGATCCCACGTACGGGCGGCTGGTGGCCTGGGCGTTGATGAGTGGTCGCCTGGGAGCCGACGACTTCATCACCCACCGAGCTCAGGGCCTGCGACGTTTGATCGATGCCATCGACGGGCGTTTCCGCGGGGTCGATCGAAGCAGCCTCGAGTTCGCGGTGATCTTGGTGATGAGCGCGAGCCTCGGCTACTCGCTGGCGCGCAAGGCGCTGTGGGGTTCCCTCGGATCAGCTAGCAGCGGAGCACGCGGTGCCTCCCCGCGCGACAGTGAAGCAGCGCGCGACGCTTGGTTTCGGGAGAAGCTCAGCAAGGTGGTGTTGGGGCTCTTGAAGCCGCGCTGA
- a CDS encoding serine/threonine protein kinase, translating to MGSTTESRPGRSTSRGGAFVRLGGSSAEGFDSALAERVRLYLKVTFFLNLAFTCVFAITLLTGEGDAAWELRTGLLIGATTAANGLAWFLVARSPGRVGSSPFIASLTTVVLTGVITHLAFSNTSDPNPSRTTFFNLTIVTVILVLRSSLVPSPTLATGVVGLLTLAYPTYLTNQVAGRADPVFMIWYVAISLSVVAVTMLTSSTIYGLDRRMRAAKHLGQYQLEHLLGRGGMGEVYLAKHALLQRPTAIKLLRDVSTARNRDQFRREVQTASSLSHPNTVEIYDYGKTPEGVFYFAMEYVEGATLEEVIKATGAMPPARVIHLLLQAAGALGEAHQRGLVHRDIKPSNLMLCERGGVPDTLKVMDFGLVRDVGDETANSSDGLSGTPLYLAPEAILENDSGIPQSDVYALGATAYFLLSGTPPFASSSLVELLSDHLVRLPAALECSDPSLESLVLRCLAKDPADRPSDALDFADELRRCARTSDWQARDARIWWAEHQEAVFAARSAAARSTGGRTSNRRSSMHH from the coding sequence ATGGGAAGCACCACCGAGTCGCGCCCCGGGCGCTCTACGAGCCGAGGTGGAGCCTTCGTGCGCCTGGGTGGTAGCAGCGCGGAAGGATTCGATTCGGCGCTCGCGGAGCGGGTTCGCCTCTACCTGAAGGTGACGTTTTTCCTGAACCTGGCGTTCACCTGTGTCTTCGCGATCACGCTGCTGACCGGCGAGGGTGACGCCGCATGGGAGCTGCGCACGGGGCTCCTGATCGGCGCGACGACCGCTGCCAATGGTCTCGCTTGGTTCCTGGTCGCGCGCAGCCCCGGACGTGTCGGAAGCTCTCCGTTCATCGCCAGCCTGACCACGGTGGTGCTCACCGGTGTCATCACTCACCTGGCCTTCAGCAACACGAGCGATCCGAACCCATCTCGCACGACGTTCTTCAACCTCACGATCGTGACGGTGATCCTCGTGCTGCGCTCCTCACTGGTACCGAGTCCCACTCTCGCGACCGGCGTGGTCGGGCTCCTGACCCTCGCCTACCCGACCTACCTCACGAACCAGGTTGCGGGGCGCGCCGACCCAGTCTTCATGATCTGGTACGTCGCTATCAGCTTGTCCGTGGTGGCGGTGACCATGCTGACGTCCTCGACGATCTACGGTCTGGATCGGCGAATGCGCGCAGCGAAGCACCTCGGGCAGTACCAGCTCGAGCACCTGCTCGGACGCGGCGGCATGGGCGAAGTGTACCTTGCCAAGCACGCGCTGCTTCAGCGTCCCACGGCTATCAAGCTGTTGCGCGACGTCTCGACCGCCCGCAACCGGGACCAATTCCGCAGGGAAGTGCAAACCGCCAGCAGCCTCAGTCACCCGAACACCGTGGAGATCTACGACTATGGAAAGACGCCGGAAGGTGTCTTCTACTTCGCGATGGAATACGTCGAGGGCGCGACCCTTGAAGAGGTGATCAAGGCCACCGGCGCGATGCCGCCAGCGCGTGTCATTCACTTGTTGCTTCAAGCAGCGGGCGCCCTGGGCGAGGCGCACCAGCGAGGGCTGGTGCACCGCGACATCAAGCCCTCGAATCTCATGCTCTGCGAACGTGGCGGGGTCCCGGACACGCTCAAGGTGATGGACTTCGGCTTGGTGAGAGACGTGGGTGACGAAACCGCGAACTCCAGCGACGGGCTCTCAGGGACACCGCTCTACTTGGCGCCGGAGGCGATCCTCGAGAACGACAGCGGGATCCCTCAGAGCGACGTGTACGCCCTCGGAGCGACTGCATACTTCTTGCTGAGCGGTACACCGCCATTCGCGAGCTCGAGCTTGGTGGAGCTCTTGAGCGATCACTTGGTAAGGCTACCCGCAGCCCTCGAGTGCAGCGACCCCAGTCTGGAGTCGTTGGTATTGCGTTGCTTGGCCAAAGATCCGGCAGACCGCCCCAGCGATGCGCTCGACTTCGCCGACGAGCTGCGCCGCTGCGCAAGAACCAGCGACTGGCAAGCCCGCGACGCGAGGATCTGGTGGGCCGAACACCAGGAAGCGGTCTTCGCCGCTCGGAGCGCAGCCGCGAGGAGCACCGGGGGTCGCACCAGCAACCGTCGCAGCTCTATGCATCACTAG
- a CDS encoding FAD-dependent oxidoreductase, protein MAGKVIVLGGGVAGLSAAHELVERGFTVEVFDRGTIPGGKARSVPVPGTGTGGRPDLPGEHGFRFFPGFYRHLPDTMKRIPYGGNDDGVYGNLRQATQFMLARQGQSDPIFVARFPTSLGEWYRALKAIITSNLGIPANEAVFFLDRLMALLTSCHARRFGQWEHINWWEFIRASEMSAEYRAYLAKGLTRSLVAMRAEEGSTRTVGYILLQLLFDLITPGETLDRLLDGPTNEVWIDPWVAFLQGRGATYQLEHEVKALHVGPGAGPGSAVRILGVEIQGPSGPPVTHTADWYVLAMPVERVIPLLSLELVTAAPELAGLTHLRTSWMNGMQFYLKQDVELVKGHAIFTDSPWALTSISQQQFWAERIPNYGDGQVHGILSIDISDWDTPGILYNKAARDLTTRAEIKDEVWAQLKAELNDDSHPDLQDSNLAHWFLDPSIDMTPSGATNDEPLLVNVASSWQYRPEAVTSIPNLFLASDYVRTFTDLATMEGANEAARRAVNGVLRVSGSSAPKCGVWPLSEPWFFGPARGYDARRWEAGKANLFALDFKP, encoded by the coding sequence ATGGCGGGCAAGGTCATCGTCTTGGGGGGCGGCGTCGCGGGACTCAGCGCGGCGCACGAGTTGGTCGAGCGAGGGTTCACTGTCGAGGTCTTTGACCGTGGGACGATTCCCGGCGGCAAAGCCCGGAGCGTGCCGGTGCCCGGCACTGGAACCGGCGGCCGCCCGGACTTGCCCGGGGAACACGGCTTCCGCTTCTTTCCGGGTTTCTACCGTCACTTGCCGGACACCATGAAGCGCATCCCCTACGGGGGAAATGATGACGGCGTGTACGGCAACTTGCGGCAGGCGACACAGTTCATGCTCGCGCGCCAGGGACAGAGCGACCCGATCTTCGTCGCCCGCTTCCCGACCAGCCTCGGCGAGTGGTACCGCGCGCTGAAGGCGATCATCACTTCCAATCTTGGGATCCCGGCGAATGAAGCGGTCTTTTTCCTGGATCGCCTGATGGCGCTGCTCACCTCCTGCCACGCGCGGCGCTTCGGGCAGTGGGAGCACATCAACTGGTGGGAGTTCATTCGCGCGTCGGAGATGTCGGCTGAGTATCGCGCTTACCTAGCGAAGGGACTGACCCGTTCACTCGTGGCGATGCGCGCAGAGGAGGGCAGCACGCGTACGGTTGGATACATCCTGCTCCAGCTGCTGTTCGACCTGATCACTCCCGGAGAGACGCTGGATCGGCTCTTGGATGGACCGACCAATGAGGTGTGGATCGACCCTTGGGTTGCTTTCCTTCAGGGGCGCGGGGCCACCTATCAGCTCGAGCACGAGGTCAAAGCGCTGCACGTTGGCCCAGGGGCTGGTCCAGGTAGTGCCGTGCGGATACTCGGCGTCGAAATCCAAGGACCCTCAGGGCCACCCGTCACTCACACTGCTGACTGGTACGTGCTGGCGATGCCCGTAGAGCGCGTTATTCCGTTGCTCAGTCTGGAGCTGGTTACGGCGGCTCCTGAGCTGGCTGGCTTGACTCACCTGCGGACGTCTTGGATGAACGGCATGCAGTTCTACCTGAAGCAAGACGTCGAGCTGGTGAAGGGCCACGCGATCTTCACGGATTCACCCTGGGCCCTCACCAGCATCTCCCAGCAGCAGTTCTGGGCCGAGCGGATCCCGAACTATGGCGATGGGCAGGTTCACGGCATCCTGAGCATCGACATCAGCGACTGGGACACGCCGGGCATCCTCTACAACAAGGCAGCTCGCGATCTCACCACTCGGGCGGAGATCAAGGATGAGGTCTGGGCGCAGCTGAAGGCCGAACTCAACGACGACTCTCACCCGGATCTGCAGGATTCCAACCTGGCCCACTGGTTCCTGGATCCAAGCATCGACATGACGCCCTCTGGAGCCACCAACGACGAACCGTTGTTGGTGAACGTCGCGAGCAGCTGGCAGTACCGTCCGGAAGCGGTGACGTCGATCCCCAATCTCTTCTTGGCGAGCGATTACGTGCGCACGTTCACCGACCTCGCCACCATGGAAGGTGCCAACGAAGCCGCCCGCCGCGCGGTCAACGGTGTGCTGCGGGTGAGCGGTTCGAGCGCGCCCAAATGCGGTGTGTGGCCACTCTCGGAGCCCTGGTTCTTTGGCCCCGCGCGCGGCTACGACGCCCGCCGCTGGGAGGCCGGGAAGGCGAACTTGTTCGCACTCGACTTCAAGCCATAA